In Fibrobacter sp. UWT2, the genomic stretch GTGGTATGCCCCGAAAAGAACGACCCGTAAGCCTCCGATTTGGCGTTTTCAGCTTTTTTTCGCCCTTCTCCCGATTCGGAGTACATGTAGGGACGGGGCCATATTTCGAGCGAGCGCATGGCGAGGTTGAGTCCGTTTCCGATGCCAATGGCCTGGAAAAACATCAAGGTGAAGGTGGCGAATTCACCCCCGGTGGAGCTTCCGTCGTGCCAGGCGATGCCGCCGACCACCAGCGGGGCGATGGCGAAAACGGACCCGATGTCGCTGGCCAAGTCGGCGCTCTCACTGTAGCGGCCGGCGAGGGGCTTGTCCCAGGGCAAAAGGTCGTCTTTGTCTTTCATGGTTTCGGGGGTGTTCATGCGGGAATAAAGGAACATGCCGATTCCGAACATGCCGCCCGCGGCCAAGGTAACCGGAAAATCGTTTTCAAAGTCTAGCTTATAAGAGGGGCGTTCCGTTTCGGTAGCCTGCGCAAAACCCATCAGGAACAGAATGCCTACAATCAATGACCTTTTGAAAATTCGCATACAGCCCCTAAGCTAAAAAAATTATATTGCTTTATAGTAAACGAATGGAGCTTTTGTGGCAGATTCTTTAAATACTCGCGAACCGATTGTACCCAGCATGGACCTTTTCGGAGCCATTTCCGACGAAATGCGCCTCAAAATCTTGTTGCTTCTGGACCAGGCGGAATTCACCGTCAACGAAATCAAGGATATCCTGGATATCCACCAGAGTAACGCGAGCCGCCACCTGGCAAAGCTTTCTGCTTGCAACTTGCTCAAGGACCGCCGCGACGGCATCAAGGCCTATTACCGCCTGAGCGAAGAACTGTACCTGAGCACCCGCATGCTTTCGATGATTCGCGACGCCTACGAAGAACTCCCGGATAAGGACATTCTCAAGTGCCGTGCCGCACAGGTGCTCGAAGACCGCACCGACAAGACCAAGGGCCAAATCCACAAGCTCGACCAGGCGGGTGGTAGCCTCAAGGCTCAAATCAGCCTGTTCGGCCGCCTCATGTACCCGTTCGAAAACGCGGTGGACGTGGGCTGCGGCGAAGGCGGCGACCTCACGCTCATGCTCTGCAACAGCTGCAAGCGCGTAACGGCCCTGGACTACGACCCGAAAATCATCAGCGGGCTCCAGAAGATTTTAAAGCAGAAGAACATCCAGAACGTGACGCCCAAGGTGGCTGACATGGTCAGCACGGGCCTGCCCGACAACTTTGCCGACCTCGTGCTCATGAGCCAGGTGCTTCACCACGCCAAGGATCCGCGCCTTGCCCTCAAGGAGGCGGTTCGTATCCTCAAGCGCGGCGGAACGCTTGCCCTGCTTGACTTGGCTCAGCACAAGGAAGAATCCTTCCGCACCACGCACGGCCACATTTGGCTTGGCTTTGACCGCAGCCAGCTCGAATTCTTTGTCAAGGAATTCAACTGCGATGTCGTCTCCAGCGAAATCATCCCGAGCGAAAACGAAGTCGACAAGAAACTGCCCGTCATCTGCATGATTCTGAAAAAGAAATAAACTCTTCCAACGGCTCCCTCCAGCACCAACTGTTTGTTTTTTTTTACAAACGGGTTGGAGATAGTGCAATATTAATATATATTAGGAATAGTCTTTTGAAGGAGCTGTCTATGACCGATTTGCCCCGTTTTTATGATCAA encodes the following:
- a CDS encoding phosphatase PAP2 family protein, which gives rise to MRIFKRSLIVGILFLMGFAQATETERPSYKLDFENDFPVTLAAGGMFGIGMFLYSRMNTPETMKDKDDLLPWDKPLAGRYSESADLASDIGSVFAIAPLVVGGIAWHDGSSTGGEFATFTLMFFQAIGIGNGLNLAMRSLEIWPRPYMYSESGEGRKKAENAKSEAYGSFFSGHTTAAFTVATFTDQWFRTAYPNSPYKGIMRASAYSLATLESVLRIAAGKHYFTDVLVGALVGTGVSIGILEMHKNRDEKYSFWVGPNVAGITLRF
- a CDS encoding metalloregulator ArsR/SmtB family transcription factor, encoding MADSLNTREPIVPSMDLFGAISDEMRLKILLLLDQAEFTVNEIKDILDIHQSNASRHLAKLSACNLLKDRRDGIKAYYRLSEELYLSTRMLSMIRDAYEELPDKDILKCRAAQVLEDRTDKTKGQIHKLDQAGGSLKAQISLFGRLMYPFENAVDVGCGEGGDLTLMLCNSCKRVTALDYDPKIISGLQKILKQKNIQNVTPKVADMVSTGLPDNFADLVLMSQVLHHAKDPRLALKEAVRILKRGGTLALLDLAQHKEESFRTTHGHIWLGFDRSQLEFFVKEFNCDVVSSEIIPSENEVDKKLPVICMILKKK